GCAGATCTATTTGGGATTTACAGAGCGCCGCTATATCGTTTCATGCGAAGTATGTGCGGCAATGATTCCGATGCGCATGATTTATCGCAAGATGTCTGGCTCAAGGTGATTAAACACTTTGATCGTTTTAACCATGAGCATTTTAAAAGCTGGCTGTTTCGTATCGGACGCAACACGGCCATTGATTATGCGCGTAAAATGCGGCCGGAGCTGACACTGGATGCTTCTATTGATGATGAAGGTTCAACCCCTCGCATCGAAACCATTGCCGGGTCGGATCGGGAACCGCATGAGAAGGCTTCGATGAGGGAGCTGGGCGAGCGAGTGCGAACGGCGGTTGAGCTACTTCCGCCGGAACAGCGGGAAGTGTTTCTGATGCGTACAGAGGGCGATTTGCCATTTAAGGAAATTGCGGCGATACAGGATGTATCCATCAACACGGCACTGGCACGGATGCAATATGCGGTACATAAGTTGCGGGATGTATTGAAGGAGGACGTGACATGAACAAAATGTGTGAACAATGGCGGAATATGATATTGCTGTCTGCGTCGGGCGAGTGTTCGGACGAACAGCGGCGGGAGTTGGACGAACATCTGTTAAGCTGTGCAGACTGCCGGGATTTTGCGAGAGATGCACAGTTGCTCACATCGGTTTAT
Above is a genomic segment from Spartobacteria bacterium containing:
- a CDS encoding sigma-70 family RNA polymerase sigma factor, with amino-acid sequence MDETLKSEQEIQPGDVMSVADLFGIYRAPLYRFMRSMCGNDSDAHDLSQDVWLKVIKHFDRFNHEHFKSWLFRIGRNTAIDYARKMRPELTLDASIDDEGSTPRIETIAGSDREPHEKASMRELGERVRTAVELLPPEQREVFLMRTEGDLPFKEIAAIQDVSINTALARMQYAVHKLRDVLKEDVT